The Collimonas fungivorans Ter331 genome has a segment encoding these proteins:
- a CDS encoding RelA/SpoT family protein produces MNLTSPDSSLSSAATTKKRAASPRSARKPANTPPLPDHQPALQPGVASITHLTTKLAEYLTPAELKKVKEAYRFSDEMHLGQMRKSGEPYISHPIAVAEICADWKLDAQAIMAALLHDVMEDQDVKKDELIERFGAPVATLVDGLSKLDKIEFQSQIEAQAENFRKMLLAMARDVRVILVKLADRLHNMRTLGVMIPEKKRRIARETMEVYIPIAHRLGLNNIYRELQELAFSHLYPLRHRTLAKAVKAARGNRREVVSKILESVSTTLAATGINAQIDGREKSLFGIYRKMHNKHLSFSQVLDVYGFRIVVDTFANCYLALGTLHALYKPMPGKFKDYIAIPKLNGYQSLHTTLIGPYGTPVEFQIRTQDMHRVAESGVAAHWLYKDEEGNLSDLQQRTHAWLQSLLDIQKQTGDSAEFLEHVKVDLFPDSVYVFTPKSKIIALPRGATALDFAYTIHTDVGDQTIAAKINHEPAPLRTELHNGDIVEIITSPSSRPSPNWLSFVRTGKARSAIRHHLRTINLSESVELGQRLLSQALAMLNLNPVLAPIVVDRLLNESSAKSLDEIYADIGVGKRMATLVARHIMGLLENEPLVTPLLDMEGVAAPGKMDPVVIYGSEGVSVQLSPCCQPIPGDHITGQLKRDQGLVVHAEDCNIAKRQRNKDPDRWIEVLWGEDLNRRFDCRIKVLVHNDKGILARVAAEIGDSDANIIYVNMDDDKDQLMTQLIFTIQVEDRVHLARLMRNVRRIRGVTRILRDRTG; encoded by the coding sequence ATGAACCTGACATCTCCAGATTCAAGCCTGTCGTCAGCCGCAACCACTAAAAAACGGGCGGCTTCCCCCCGCTCAGCCAGAAAACCCGCGAACACTCCCCCCTTGCCAGATCACCAGCCTGCGCTTCAACCCGGCGTTGCCTCGATCACGCACCTGACCACCAAGCTTGCCGAATACCTGACTCCAGCCGAGCTGAAGAAAGTCAAGGAAGCGTATCGCTTTTCGGATGAAATGCATCTGGGCCAGATGCGCAAATCCGGCGAACCCTATATCTCGCATCCGATTGCGGTCGCCGAAATCTGCGCCGACTGGAAGCTCGACGCGCAAGCGATCATGGCTGCCCTGCTGCACGACGTCATGGAAGACCAGGACGTCAAGAAAGACGAGCTGATCGAACGCTTCGGGGCGCCGGTGGCGACCTTGGTGGATGGCTTGTCGAAGCTGGACAAGATCGAATTCCAGAGCCAGATCGAGGCCCAAGCCGAAAATTTCCGCAAGATGCTGCTGGCGATGGCGCGCGATGTGCGCGTGATCCTGGTCAAGCTGGCCGACCGCCTGCACAACATGCGCACGCTGGGCGTGATGATCCCGGAGAAGAAACGCCGCATCGCGCGCGAGACCATGGAGGTCTACATCCCGATCGCGCATCGGCTTGGCCTCAACAATATTTACCGCGAACTGCAGGAACTGGCGTTCTCGCATCTGTATCCGCTGCGCCACCGCACGCTGGCCAAGGCAGTCAAGGCAGCGCGCGGCAACCGCCGCGAAGTGGTCAGCAAGATCCTGGAATCGGTCAGCACCACGCTGGCGGCGACCGGCATCAATGCGCAGATAGACGGCCGCGAAAAGAGCCTGTTCGGCATCTACCGCAAGATGCACAACAAGCACCTGTCGTTTTCCCAGGTGCTGGATGTCTACGGCTTCCGCATCGTGGTCGACACCTTCGCCAACTGCTACCTGGCGCTCGGCACCCTGCATGCGCTGTACAAGCCGATGCCTGGCAAGTTCAAGGATTACATCGCGATTCCCAAGCTGAACGGCTACCAGTCGCTGCACACTACCCTGATCGGCCCTTACGGCACGCCGGTGGAATTCCAGATCCGCACCCAGGACATGCATCGCGTGGCCGAGTCGGGCGTGGCCGCACATTGGCTGTACAAGGATGAAGAAGGCAACCTGAGCGACCTGCAGCAGCGCACCCATGCTTGGCTGCAGTCGCTGCTCGACATCCAGAAACAGACCGGCGATTCGGCGGAATTCCTGGAGCACGTCAAGGTCGACCTGTTCCCCGATTCGGTGTATGTGTTCACGCCGAAATCGAAAATCATCGCCTTGCCGCGCGGCGCCACGGCGCTCGATTTTGCCTACACCATCCATACCGACGTCGGCGACCAGACCATCGCCGCCAAGATCAACCACGAACCGGCGCCGCTACGCACCGAACTGCACAACGGCGACATCGTCGAAATCATTACCTCGCCCAGCTCGCGCCCGAGCCCCAACTGGCTCAGCTTCGTGCGCACCGGCAAGGCGCGTTCGGCCATCCGCCATCACCTGCGCACCATCAACCTGAGCGAGTCGGTGGAACTCGGCCAGCGGCTGTTGTCGCAGGCGCTGGCGATGCTCAACCTGAATCCGGTGCTGGCGCCTATCGTGGTCGACCGCTTGCTGAATGAGTCGAGCGCCAAGTCGCTCGATGAGATCTATGCCGACATCGGCGTCGGCAAGCGCATGGCGACCCTGGTGGCGCGCCATATCATGGGCTTGCTGGAAAACGAACCGCTGGTGACGCCGCTGCTCGACATGGAAGGCGTCGCCGCCCCGGGCAAGATGGATCCGGTGGTGATCTATGGCAGCGAAGGCGTGTCGGTACAGCTGTCGCCATGCTGCCAGCCGATTCCGGGCGACCATATCACCGGCCAGCTGAAACGCGATCAGGGCCTGGTGGTGCACGCCGAAGACTGCAATATCGCCAAGCGCCAGCGCAACAAGGATCCGGACCGCTGGATCGAAGTGCTGTGGGGCGAGGACCTGAACCGCCGTTTCGATTGCCGCATCAAGGTGCTGGTGCATAACGACAAAGGCATCCTGGCCCGCGTCGCCGCCGAAATCGGCGATTCCGACGCCAACATCATCTACGTCAACATGGATGACGACAAGGACCAGCTGATGACCCAGCTGATCTTCACCATCCAGGTTGAAGACCGGGTGCACCTGGCCCGTCTGATGCGCAATGTGCGCCGCATCCGCGGCGTCACGCGGATCCTGCGCGACCGCACCGGCTAA
- a CDS encoding DUF1178 family protein has product MKVYNLACEQNHRFEGWFASEEDFVSQSAGQQIVCPVCDSFKVGKLPSAPHLNLSTARRGTADAGDKHSNSPAVTQFKQRLQDMARHVMENTEDVGEGFAEEARRIHYKEVPEHGIRGVASQEQCEELAEEGIEVFQLPLPVPHKQTLQ; this is encoded by the coding sequence ATGAAAGTCTACAACCTAGCTTGCGAACAGAATCACCGTTTTGAGGGCTGGTTTGCCTCCGAGGAGGATTTTGTCTCGCAATCCGCCGGGCAGCAGATCGTCTGTCCGGTATGCGATAGCTTCAAGGTCGGCAAGCTGCCGTCAGCCCCGCATTTGAATTTGTCCACGGCCAGGCGGGGTACAGCGGACGCCGGCGACAAGCATTCGAATTCGCCGGCGGTGACGCAATTTAAGCAGCGGCTGCAGGATATGGCGCGCCACGTCATGGAAAACACTGAGGATGTCGGTGAAGGTTTTGCCGAGGAGGCGCGCCGGATCCATTACAAGGAAGTTCCGGAGCACGGGATTCGCGGCGTGGCCTCTCAAGAGCAGTGCGAGGAGCTGGCGGAAGAAGGTATCGAAGTTTTCCAGCTGCCGTTGCCGGTCCCGCACAAGCAGACGCTGCAATAA
- a CDS encoding isocitrate lyase/PEP mutase family protein, which produces MQTQVEKAHVFQQLHKRDGAFIIPNPWDIGSARLLALLGFEALASTSAGFAFSRGQLDGGIGREQMMAHLTELAAATELPLSADLENGFGAAPTTVAETIRLAAATGIVGGSIEDASGNRDDPIYALELAAERVRAAAEVARGLDFPFTLTARAENYLAGRPDLKDTIKRLQTYQEAGADVLYAPGLKSREEIAAVVSSLDKPVNVVMGLQGVQLSLQELAAIGVKRVSVGGSLARAAIGAFIRAAEEMREHGTFTYGEEAVSTRRISEMLQAAGKL; this is translated from the coding sequence ATGCAAACTCAGGTTGAAAAAGCGCATGTATTTCAGCAGCTTCACAAACGGGACGGAGCATTCATCATTCCCAATCCATGGGATATCGGCAGCGCCAGGCTGCTGGCTTTGCTCGGGTTTGAAGCATTGGCCAGCACCAGTGCGGGTTTTGCCTTTTCGCGCGGACAGCTGGATGGCGGCATCGGGCGTGAACAGATGATGGCGCATTTGACGGAGCTGGCCGCCGCTACCGAGCTGCCGCTCAGCGCCGACCTGGAGAACGGTTTCGGCGCGGCGCCGACGACGGTCGCGGAGACCATCCGGCTGGCTGCCGCCACCGGCATTGTCGGCGGTTCCATCGAGGACGCCAGCGGCAATCGCGACGATCCGATTTATGCACTGGAACTGGCGGCAGAGCGCGTGCGTGCAGCGGCGGAAGTGGCGCGCGGCCTGGATTTCCCATTTACGCTGACTGCGCGGGCGGAAAATTACCTGGCTGGCCGGCCCGATCTGAAAGACACCATCAAGCGCCTCCAGACCTACCAGGAAGCCGGCGCCGACGTGCTGTACGCGCCAGGTCTGAAAAGCCGGGAAGAGATCGCGGCAGTAGTGAGTTCGCTGGACAAGCCGGTGAACGTGGTGATGGGGCTACAGGGCGTGCAGCTCAGCTTGCAGGAACTGGCCGCCATCGGCGTCAAACGGGTCAGCGTCGGCGGCTCTCTGGCGCGCGCTGCAATAGGAGCATTCATACGCGCAGCTGAAGAGATGCGCGAGCATGGCACCTTTACCTACGGCGAGGAGGCAGTGAGTACGCGCCGGATCAGCGAGATGCTGCAGGCAGCGGGCAAACTTTAA
- a CDS encoding H-NS histone family protein has protein sequence MTTYKELQAQIEQLRKQAEELRQAEIADVITEIKTKMQEYGITGADLGLMGKKRIIKTSPAMEPETPAPAHTDAAASSEM, from the coding sequence ATGACGACATACAAAGAGCTGCAAGCACAAATCGAACAATTGAGAAAGCAGGCGGAAGAACTGCGCCAGGCTGAAATCGCGGATGTCATTACCGAAATCAAAACCAAGATGCAGGAATACGGTATCACAGGAGCGGACCTGGGCCTGATGGGCAAGAAGCGCATCATCAAAACCAGCCCCGCGATGGAACCGGAAACGCCAGCGCCCGCGCACACCGATGCAGCGGCCAGCAGTGAAATGTAA
- a CDS encoding autotransporter serine protease, with product MTPPTAPPPMLNVLDPSNIQAARAQGMTGAGVTVGVVDTDFDVGDTQLAGRISKTVYSSGGANGNMHGTEVAQALAGSTLGIAPGVFVQAAAAGTTGNSLLLNNQIYQDLFAKGVRIFNQSNGISATGASVAQALALHNLYQPYVARQGLFVWSTGNDGAAQPNLNASLPSLFGDLQSGWLAVTAVNAAGGSNGYSASDTVPGVISSYANRCGVAANWCLAAAGDFISSSSGTRVFGTSFAAPAVSGAAALVQQAYPWMNADLIRQTILSTATDMHDTATYGWGLLNASKAVNGPALFDTRLALGPNVNIAFDNAASVFKNDIGGDAGLNKSGSGQLTLAGANTYQGASNVLGGRLDITGSVASSVNVSALGRLGGDGGRIHGNVSNSGRVDNSGAGLTIAGNYVATPGAVLANQFNTTLVVGGAAILGNSHLVATTPGGSTDPSGYVTQQAGVSGKVLTAAGGVSGQFSDISFEADGVGFTPGVFIAANLSYQAREVDLHISRTNVATMAAAAFKGDATRNNAAANLETGLQAADQMVASGKVTGANGAFLASAAALQKSASVAVAGQVLDSLSGQIHASAQALTFQQSQALNRDLGNRLAALGNQAEGQDGTGLWVSAIGASGKLNQSGYATGDTSLWGGQFGVDTRLSTHTIVGAALAYADSKASFDRLGGQGKGHSTGVSLYGRHGFGDGGGYVSGRAGLTSIDSTVTRTAVIGNTEQDLGASHSDSLWSVYAEGGYGLPLSADIRLTPYAGLAYDRLKRGGFTESGGVFGLTAESQVYQQTAGLLGVRGESRVQWAGGVSVLQAYAAWQHAFGDGSLDFGAAYVGAPAARFTVQGIGLARSSGWAGLGVSTAVDSRWGWYLNYDAQLGNGGLRNNVLALGLRFRLD from the coding sequence GTGACGCCGCCGACAGCGCCGCCGCCGATGCTCAACGTGCTCGACCCCAGCAATATCCAGGCAGCCCGCGCCCAGGGCATGACCGGCGCCGGCGTCACGGTCGGCGTGGTCGATACCGACTTCGATGTCGGCGATACCCAACTGGCCGGGCGCATCAGCAAGACGGTCTACAGCAGCGGCGGCGCCAACGGCAACATGCACGGCACCGAAGTGGCGCAAGCCCTGGCCGGCAGCACCCTGGGCATCGCGCCCGGCGTCTTCGTGCAAGCGGCGGCGGCCGGCACCACCGGCAACAGCCTGCTGCTCAATAACCAGATCTACCAGGACCTGTTCGCCAAGGGCGTGCGGATCTTCAACCAGTCCAACGGCATCAGCGCAACCGGCGCCTCGGTCGCCCAGGCGCTGGCGCTGCACAACCTGTACCAGCCCTATGTGGCCCGGCAAGGGCTGTTCGTCTGGTCCACCGGCAATGACGGCGCAGCGCAGCCGAACCTGAACGCTAGCCTGCCGTCGCTGTTCGGCGACCTGCAAAGCGGCTGGCTGGCGGTCACCGCGGTCAACGCCGCCGGCGGCAGCAATGGCTATAGCGCCAGCGATACCGTGCCGGGAGTCATTTCCAGCTACGCCAACCGCTGCGGCGTGGCCGCCAACTGGTGCCTGGCGGCGGCCGGCGATTTCATCTCCAGCAGCAGCGGCACACGGGTCTTCGGCACCTCGTTCGCAGCGCCGGCAGTCAGCGGCGCCGCAGCCCTGGTGCAGCAGGCCTATCCCTGGATGAACGCCGACCTGATCCGCCAGACCATCCTGTCGACAGCAACCGACATGCACGACACCGCCACCTATGGCTGGGGCCTGCTGAACGCCAGCAAGGCGGTCAACGGCCCGGCGCTGTTCGATACACGGCTGGCGCTGGGGCCGAATGTCAACATCGCTTTCGATAACGCTGCCTCGGTATTCAAGAACGATATCGGCGGCGACGCCGGCCTGAACAAGAGCGGCAGCGGCCAATTGACCCTGGCCGGCGCCAATACTTACCAGGGCGCCAGCAATGTTCTGGGCGGCCGGCTGGATATCACCGGCTCGGTGGCCTCCAGCGTCAATGTCAGCGCATTGGGCCGCCTCGGCGGCGACGGCGGCCGTATCCACGGCAATGTCAGCAACAGCGGGCGGGTCGACAACAGCGGCGCCGGTCTCACCATCGCCGGCAACTACGTCGCCACGCCGGGCGCGGTGCTGGCGAATCAGTTCAACACCACCCTGGTGGTGGGCGGGGCGGCAATCCTCGGTAATTCGCACCTGGTTGCCACCACCCCCGGCGGCAGCACGGATCCGTCCGGCTATGTGACCCAGCAGGCAGGCGTGAGCGGCAAGGTGCTCACCGCCGCGGGCGGGGTCAGCGGCCAGTTCAGCGATATCAGCTTCGAGGCCGATGGCGTCGGTTTTACGCCAGGGGTGTTTATTGCCGCGAACTTGTCCTATCAGGCCAGGGAAGTGGATTTGCATATCAGCCGTACCAATGTCGCCACCATGGCCGCGGCCGCTTTTAAAGGCGACGCCACCCGCAACAATGCGGCCGCCAACCTGGAGACCGGCCTGCAGGCGGCGGACCAGATGGTCGCCAGCGGCAAGGTGACGGGGGCCAACGGTGCATTCCTGGCCAGTGCGGCGGCCCTGCAGAAGAGCGCCAGCGTCGCGGTGGCAGGACAGGTGCTCGACAGCCTGTCGGGACAGATCCATGCCTCGGCCCAGGCGCTGACCTTCCAGCAGTCGCAGGCCTTGAATCGCGACCTGGGCAATCGGCTGGCGGCGCTGGGCAACCAGGCCGAAGGACAGGATGGCACCGGTTTGTGGGTCAGCGCCATTGGCGCCTCGGGCAAGCTGAACCAGAGCGGTTATGCCACTGGCGACACCTCCTTATGGGGAGGGCAGTTCGGTGTCGATACCCGGCTCAGTACCCACACCATCGTCGGCGCGGCGCTGGCGTATGCGGACAGCAAGGCCAGTTTCGACCGGCTCGGCGGTCAGGGCAAGGGGCACAGCACAGGGGTCTCGCTGTATGGCCGCCATGGGTTCGGCGACGGCGGCGGTTATGTCTCGGGTCGGGCAGGGCTAACCAGTATCGACAGTACGGTGACGCGCACGGCGGTGATCGGCAATACCGAGCAGGACCTGGGCGCCAGCCACAGCGACAGCCTGTGGTCGGTCTATGCGGAGGGCGGTTATGGACTGCCGCTGTCGGCGGATATCCGGCTGACCCCTTATGCCGGCCTGGCCTATGACCGCCTCAAGCGCGGCGGATTTACGGAAAGCGGCGGGGTGTTCGGCTTGACGGCCGAGAGCCAGGTCTACCAACAGACGGCGGGCTTGCTGGGGGTGCGCGGCGAGAGCCGTGTCCAATGGGCTGGCGGCGTGAGTGTGCTGCAGGCATACGCGGCGTGGCAGCATGCGTTCGGCGATGGCAGCCTCGATTTCGGGGCGGCGTATGTGGGGGCGCCGGCGGCGCGGTTCACGGTGCAGGGGATAGGCTTGGCGCGCAGTAGCGGCTGGGCGGGACTGGGTGTGAGTACGGCGGTGGACAGCCGCTGGGGCTGGTACCTGAACTACGATGCGCAGCTGGGCAATGGCGGGTTGCGTAACAACGTGCTGGCGCTGGGGCTGCGCTTCAGGCTCGATTGA
- a CDS encoding DUF805 domain-containing protein, producing the protein MTFTESIKVCFSKYADFNGRASRSEYWWYVLFIALVSVATGAINDKLSILFSVATLLPSIAVAARRLHDTNRSGWWQLIGLIPLIGWIIIIYFLVQEAKEPNNFGTAAIAPNLPET; encoded by the coding sequence ATGACGTTTACGGAATCGATCAAAGTCTGCTTTTCCAAGTACGCCGACTTCAACGGCAGGGCTTCGCGCTCCGAGTATTGGTGGTACGTGCTTTTTATCGCCCTGGTTTCGGTCGCAACCGGTGCAATCAACGACAAGCTGAGCATCCTCTTTTCCGTTGCGACTCTGCTGCCATCGATTGCAGTCGCGGCACGGCGCCTGCATGACACCAACCGCAGCGGCTGGTGGCAGCTGATCGGGCTCATCCCTCTCATCGGCTGGATCATCATCATCTATTTCCTGGTCCAGGAAGCAAAAGAACCCAACAATTTCGGCACGGCGGCGATCGCCCCGAATCTTCCGGAAACCTGA